Within Vicia villosa cultivar HV-30 ecotype Madison, WI linkage group LG1, Vvil1.0, whole genome shotgun sequence, the genomic segment ACAGTCATGAAAATTCCATAGCTGATCTGCATATTTATTGTAACAAAGTTTAACTTACTAATATTATTGCAAGTCAACTTGGAGGATTAATCATATTTGAAAGAAAGgaatatcataaataaataaataaataaataaatatgaaacaaaAATTATATCAAATAGAATGACATAACCAGTTCACTTGTCTTTGAGGCACACATTCAAATCTCATCAGAAGCCCTTGTCTATGAAAGAAGATTCAGAGCTTCTAATGAATTCGTGGTTTTTAATAATACTAAGAGAGCACCAACCTTCACAATATTCTTTGTTTTGTGAAGCTTCTCTAATGCTTCATGCCACCTATTTTACTATAGTAACTCAGAACATCCAGATCTTTCCTGCGATTTGTCGTAATGGCATATGTCTTCATGCCCACTGCACCCTATTAAAACATAATATTGCCTTCATGTTTTGTTTCTGCATGATATAATACTACTATATATTGAATAAAAAGAAGATCGCAAAGATTAATTGAATTACCATAAAGTGATTGTAGTAAAACTTAAAAGGTTTCACAAATTTGACTTACCATCATAGGGATACAAGACTCTCACTACAGATATGCAGATTGCGTCGAAAATTGAAGACACTTTTTATAAAATAATCCCATGAATAGTCCAACTCACCACTATTTAAGTTAAATAGGATAAAGTGGGAATTATATTTGTTCACTAGAAGAACAACACAATTTTCTGATATGAACAGAGGAATAAGAAAACATTGTGGTTTGTTAAACTTGTCAAGAGGGATGGTTATGAATTTagtccatgaatcaaaaactccatACTCTTTCATCAACCACGCAACCCAATGAGTTTGGTTAGTCTCATAACACACACCAAGGCAATTATTCAAGACATAGAGAGTATGTCCATACACTTTGTCACCGTCAGTTTGAGGCAGCAAAACTTCATTATAAGTCTCCTTCTCGAGATCAAAGGAAAGTATCATACTTTGATTAGAACCTGCACCTCTTTTTTTAACAATCCAATTAAGAGTGCCACTCACAAATTTCCCTGACGGCCTAATGGGTGTAAGGTGGAAATTCTGAATGGTTTTCCATGAATCATCACCAAAGGTATAAACTTTGGTTAAAGTTTGAGTTGGATCATTCATATTTCGCACAACAAGTAGTACTTTGTACTTGTCATTAACTTGATCATAACCAAAGCCATATTGGTTAGAAATCCAATCAAGTGAAGCAGCACTTGGCGACTTT encodes:
- the LOC131613204 gene encoding F-box/kelch-repeat protein At3g23880-like — encoded protein: MYRHQHENDTVLPVFTQPLSPNGGESCSHLPEELIIEILLRLPVKSLLQFKCICKFWKTLISNPQFIKRHLLISNAKPSLTHQRLFFSFMTDPRQLLSYPLKPLFQNLLPPVSSSGTMKYWIIGSCNGLLCLYGQSRHCFKLHNPSIMFKSKKSPSAASLDWISNQYGFGYDQVNDKYKVLLVVRNMNDPTQTLTKVYTFGDDSWKTIQNFHLTPIRPSGKFVSGTLNWIVKKRGAGSNQSMILSFDLEKETYNEVLLPQTDGDKVYGHTLYVLNNCLGVCYETNQTHWVAWLMKEYGVFDSWTKFITIPLDKFNKPQCFLIPLFISENCVVLLVNKYNSHFILFNLNSGELDYSWDYFIKSVFNFRRNLHICSESLVSL